One genomic window of Cannabis sativa cultivar Pink pepper isolate KNU-18-1 chromosome 2, ASM2916894v1, whole genome shotgun sequence includes the following:
- the LOC115718531 gene encoding bark storage protein A-like: MELKQCVNSTLCLEKKPKLVVGLKGSTSNIFVDNAAYRDFLFQTFQVSSSGMESFAMVMTSLSNGFPVLVSRGFSNIASG, translated from the exons ATGGAACTGAAACAGTGTGTGAATTCAACTTTGTGTTTGGAGAAAAAGCCCAAGTTAGTTGTGGGACTTAAGGGTTCAACATCTAATATTTTTGTAGACAATGCAGCTTATAGGGACTTCCTTTTCCAAACATTTCAGGTTTCATCTTCAGGCATGGAAAGTTTTGCTATGGTTATG ACAAGCTTGTCCAATGGATTCCCTGTGCTTGTAAGTAGAGGATTTTCTAATATAGCTAGTGGATAA
- the LOC115718896 gene encoding anthranilate synthase alpha subunit 2, chloroplastic isoform X2, translating to MTEMLQAFFLSLLSRACGPLAFVVGAQPTIEIVAKENMVTIMDHEEGCRKEEIVEDPMTVPRRIMEGWTPQLLDELPEAFCGGWVGYFSYDTVRYAEKKKLPFSSAPLDDRNLPDVHLGLYDDVIVFDHVEKKAYIIHWVRLDRYASVDEAFNDGMNRLEALVSRVHDVVTPRLPAGSINLHTRQFGPKLENSSMTSEEYKEAVLQAKEHILAGDIFQIVLSQRFERRTFADPFEVYRALRIVNPSPYMTYLQARGCILVASSPEILTRVKKGTITNRPLAGTIRRGKTPKEDLMLEKQLLNDEKQRAEHIMLVDLGRNDVGKVSKSGSVKVEKLMNIERYSHVMHISSTVTGELLDDLTSWDALRAALPVGTVSGAPKVKAMELIDELEVTRRGAYSGGFGGISFNGDMDIALALRTIVFPTSTRYDTMFSYKDVNKRREWVAHLQAGAGIVADSDPGDEQRECENKAAGLARAIDLAESSFVDKD from the exons ATGACAGAGATGCTCCAAGCTTTCTTTTTGAGTCTGTTGAGCCGGGCTTGCGGGCCTCTAGCATT TGTAGTTGGAGCTCAGCCAACCATCGAAATTGTAGCGAAAGAGAATATGGTAACTATTATGGACCATGAGGAAGGGTGTAGGAAGGAGGAGATCGTGGAAGATCCAATGACTGTTCCTCGTAGAATTATGGAAGGGTGGACACCTCAGCTCCTTGATGAACTCCCAGAAGCATTTTGTG GTGGGTGGGTTGGTTACTTCTCATATGACACAGTGCGTTATGCGGAGAAGAAAAAACTACCATTTTCTTCTGCTCCACTGGATGACAGAAACCTTCCAGATGTTCATCTAGGCCTTTATGATGATGTGATTGTTTTTGATCATGTGGAGAAG AAAGCATATATTATTCATTGGGTGAGATTAGATCGATATGCTTCAGTTGATGAGGCCTTTAATGATGGAATGAACAGATTGGAAGCTTTAGTATCTAGAGTACATGATGTTGTCAC CCCAAGGCTTCCTGCAGGTTCAATAAATTTGCACACCCGCCAATTCGGTCCTAAACTGGAAAACTCAAGCATGACAAGTGAGGAATACAAGGAGGCTGTTTTGCAAGCCAAAGAACACATCTTGGCTGGTGATATATTCCAGATTGTGTTAAGTCAGCGTTTTGAACGGAGAACATTTGCAGATCCATTTGAAGTGTATAGAGCACTAAGGATTGTTAACCCAAGTCCTTATATGACTTATTTGCAG GCAAGAGGATGTATTCTGGTTGCTTCAAGTCCTGAAATTCTCACTCGTGTCAAGAAG GGAACAATTACTAATCGGCCTCTTGCTGGGACGATTAGAAGAGGCAAGACACCAAAAGAAGACCTAATGTTGGAAAAGCAGCTTTTGAACGATGAAAAGCAACGAGCAGAGCATATCATGTTAGTAGATTTGGGCAGGAATGACGTTGGGAAG GTCTCAAAGTCTGGTTCTGTCAAGGTTGAAAAGCTCATGAATATTGAGCGGTACTCTCATGTCATGCATATTAGTTCCACT GTTACTGGTGAGTTACTAGATGATTTAACAAGCTGGGATGCTTTGCGTGCGGCTTTGCCTGTTGGCACAGTCAGTGGAGCACCAAAG GTGAAAGCCATGGAGCTAATTGATGAACTAGAAGTGACAAGACGTGGTGCATACAGTGGCGGATTTGGGGGCATTTCATTCAACGGGGACATGGACATTGCCCTTGCTCTGAGAACCATTGTCTTCCCAACAAGCACTCGTTATGATACAATGTTTTCCTACAAGGATGTAAACAAACGCCGAGAATGGGTAGCTCACCTTCAAGCTGGAGCTGGAATTGTGGCTGACAGCGATCCAGGTGACGAGCAGAGAGAATGTGAAAACAAAGCAGCTGGTCTTGCTCGTGCAATTGATCTTGCTGAGTCTTCGTTTGTTGACAAAGATTAA
- the LOC115718896 gene encoding anthranilate synthase alpha subunit 2, chloroplastic isoform X1, producing METLSSQLTSAICLPSLVSVSLNGRSVSSSLALTGTGFCSRARTVRCMALSSLSAVDQSERFLEASKKGNLIPLYQTIFSDHLTPVLAYRCLVKEDDRDAPSFLFESVEPGLRASSIGRYSVVGAQPTIEIVAKENMVTIMDHEEGCRKEEIVEDPMTVPRRIMEGWTPQLLDELPEAFCGGWVGYFSYDTVRYAEKKKLPFSSAPLDDRNLPDVHLGLYDDVIVFDHVEKKAYIIHWVRLDRYASVDEAFNDGMNRLEALVSRVHDVVTPRLPAGSINLHTRQFGPKLENSSMTSEEYKEAVLQAKEHILAGDIFQIVLSQRFERRTFADPFEVYRALRIVNPSPYMTYLQARGCILVASSPEILTRVKKGTITNRPLAGTIRRGKTPKEDLMLEKQLLNDEKQRAEHIMLVDLGRNDVGKVSKSGSVKVEKLMNIERYSHVMHISSTVTGELLDDLTSWDALRAALPVGTVSGAPKVKAMELIDELEVTRRGAYSGGFGGISFNGDMDIALALRTIVFPTSTRYDTMFSYKDVNKRREWVAHLQAGAGIVADSDPGDEQRECENKAAGLARAIDLAESSFVDKD from the exons ATGGAAACCCTATCTTCTCAGCTTACTTCAGCCATTTGTTTACCATCGCTGGTATCCGTCAGCCTTAATGGCAGATCAGTCTCCAGCTCACTTGCTCTTACTGGAACCGGCTTTTGCTCGCGTGCCCGTACAGTCAGATGCATGGCGTTATCATCACTTTCAGCag TTGATCAGTCAGAACGATTTTTAGAAGCTTCTAAAAAGGGGAATTTAATTCCTCTGTATCAAACCATATTCTCGGATCATCTAACTCCGGTTCTTGCATACCGATGTTTGGTTAAGGAGGATGACAGAGATGCTCCAAGCTTTCTTTTTGAGTCTGTTGAGCCGGGCTTGCGGGCCTCTAGCATT GGGCGGTACAGTGTAGTTGGAGCTCAGCCAACCATCGAAATTGTAGCGAAAGAGAATATGGTAACTATTATGGACCATGAGGAAGGGTGTAGGAAGGAGGAGATCGTGGAAGATCCAATGACTGTTCCTCGTAGAATTATGGAAGGGTGGACACCTCAGCTCCTTGATGAACTCCCAGAAGCATTTTGTG GTGGGTGGGTTGGTTACTTCTCATATGACACAGTGCGTTATGCGGAGAAGAAAAAACTACCATTTTCTTCTGCTCCACTGGATGACAGAAACCTTCCAGATGTTCATCTAGGCCTTTATGATGATGTGATTGTTTTTGATCATGTGGAGAAG AAAGCATATATTATTCATTGGGTGAGATTAGATCGATATGCTTCAGTTGATGAGGCCTTTAATGATGGAATGAACAGATTGGAAGCTTTAGTATCTAGAGTACATGATGTTGTCAC CCCAAGGCTTCCTGCAGGTTCAATAAATTTGCACACCCGCCAATTCGGTCCTAAACTGGAAAACTCAAGCATGACAAGTGAGGAATACAAGGAGGCTGTTTTGCAAGCCAAAGAACACATCTTGGCTGGTGATATATTCCAGATTGTGTTAAGTCAGCGTTTTGAACGGAGAACATTTGCAGATCCATTTGAAGTGTATAGAGCACTAAGGATTGTTAACCCAAGTCCTTATATGACTTATTTGCAG GCAAGAGGATGTATTCTGGTTGCTTCAAGTCCTGAAATTCTCACTCGTGTCAAGAAG GGAACAATTACTAATCGGCCTCTTGCTGGGACGATTAGAAGAGGCAAGACACCAAAAGAAGACCTAATGTTGGAAAAGCAGCTTTTGAACGATGAAAAGCAACGAGCAGAGCATATCATGTTAGTAGATTTGGGCAGGAATGACGTTGGGAAG GTCTCAAAGTCTGGTTCTGTCAAGGTTGAAAAGCTCATGAATATTGAGCGGTACTCTCATGTCATGCATATTAGTTCCACT GTTACTGGTGAGTTACTAGATGATTTAACAAGCTGGGATGCTTTGCGTGCGGCTTTGCCTGTTGGCACAGTCAGTGGAGCACCAAAG GTGAAAGCCATGGAGCTAATTGATGAACTAGAAGTGACAAGACGTGGTGCATACAGTGGCGGATTTGGGGGCATTTCATTCAACGGGGACATGGACATTGCCCTTGCTCTGAGAACCATTGTCTTCCCAACAAGCACTCGTTATGATACAATGTTTTCCTACAAGGATGTAAACAAACGCCGAGAATGGGTAGCTCACCTTCAAGCTGGAGCTGGAATTGTGGCTGACAGCGATCCAGGTGACGAGCAGAGAGAATGTGAAAACAAAGCAGCTGGTCTTGCTCGTGCAATTGATCTTGCTGAGTCTTCGTTTGTTGACAAAGATTAA